From one Halomarina ordinaria genomic stretch:
- a CDS encoding nitric-oxide reductase large subunit: MPLGPVFTHSHPSDETTPSTESNSIFATGVRKARTVSHRIKDRATDGVAAVENGADQVKQTVADEARRNALERIERRLERAVADYPSVDERADRRLDAFLSRYALERAQLDERTVDRLRRRFRHEEPTLAEELLNSLTTDRSTEPVDANEGGEQLTETVEQFCEDAAVDSDQSLRGIVDDLVQQDVITLGTAIESLVDSLDAGSLGAHPGTAESDRETERVSPAGQVRPPSADTASPDGLSPVATVAVLSTIFLAGERAGDGGGSVLPNVGTAVPGLDTEVTTVLSVLERVSSFDRGGTTLRPSGSKALVGLFVANLVAMSVGAWLSRTHAPPIPEEIRGPDGDRLVSAAGIKLGKKAFQANGLMNHGSVLGNGSYFGSDLTADALSAKVDHMREYYADERGADSFDDLDSDEQAIVARRVEDELDSELESEALVTYSAAEAYAHRQLRAEYVDRYYRGRPEHGIPEGAVESPEQAERLADFAAWTAWFAHTNRPGSEHSFTNDWPYTPGSGNRPTGQVLGWSTISLVLLIAGGGLGVWAYHSLDFAEPATDAVDVPHPDSVATTPTQHVAAWYVPVAGVLFLAQVFAGAMLAHYYVERDDFYRIGERFDIDVLSVLPFSVVRTYHVNLGVLWITLLWLAGGLFLPGLFSDSDPAGQSLGAAVLLVALVVTTVGAFTGAWLGIQGKLGSPEDGDRWWLLGAEGLEYLETGRVWKVLLLAGLAGWSGLVLRGARRVDESPVGLGHFMTYAGGSIALLFGASMLYTPETNIAVTEFWRWWVVHMWVEGVFEFFVTAVTAIALVSMDLLDKTSAEQAIMFEVFAIMGAGIVGVSHHYWWVGLPDFWVPLGTTFSTLEFVPLMFILHQSLEEYQTLQAQTEAFPYTLPLLFILGSSLWNFVGGGVLGFFINIPAINYFEHGTYLTVAHAHTATFGAFGLLALGLGTYILRVVTPEAAWEPGWFRATFWLTNIGLIVMTVASLLPLGFSQLRAVYAEGYDAARSPEFYERPRNKRLLWARSLGDTPMILGAAAFTLGAVKHLLAARKEAGKRPENELSIHS, translated from the coding sequence ATGCCACTTGGACCCGTTTTCACCCACAGCCATCCGTCCGACGAGACGACACCGTCGACCGAGTCGAACAGCATCTTCGCAACCGGAGTACGAAAAGCACGGACCGTCTCACACCGGATCAAAGACCGGGCAACGGACGGGGTCGCGGCCGTCGAGAACGGAGCTGACCAGGTCAAGCAGACCGTCGCCGACGAAGCACGACGGAACGCCCTCGAACGCATCGAGCGACGGCTCGAACGAGCGGTCGCTGACTACCCGAGCGTCGACGAACGGGCGGACCGTCGGCTGGACGCGTTCCTCTCACGGTACGCCCTCGAGAGAGCGCAGCTCGACGAGAGGACGGTCGACCGACTCCGCCGTCGGTTCCGACACGAGGAGCCCACACTGGCCGAGGAGCTTCTGAACTCCCTCACCACGGACCGGTCGACCGAGCCGGTCGACGCGAACGAGGGGGGCGAACAGCTCACCGAGACGGTCGAGCAGTTCTGCGAGGACGCGGCGGTCGATTCCGATCAATCGCTCCGCGGGATCGTCGACGACCTCGTCCAGCAGGACGTGATCACGCTGGGGACGGCCATCGAGTCGCTCGTCGACTCGCTGGACGCTGGCTCTCTCGGGGCGCACCCGGGTACGGCCGAGTCGGACCGAGAGACGGAGCGTGTTTCCCCTGCCGGCCAGGTGCGACCACCCAGCGCCGATACCGCATCCCCGGACGGTCTCAGTCCGGTCGCGACCGTCGCCGTCCTGTCGACCATCTTCCTCGCCGGCGAGCGTGCCGGCGATGGAGGCGGTTCGGTCCTTCCGAACGTCGGCACAGCTGTTCCGGGGCTCGATACGGAGGTCACGACTGTACTGTCGGTCCTGGAGCGAGTGAGTAGCTTCGATAGAGGGGGTACGACGCTCCGACCGAGCGGTTCGAAGGCGCTGGTCGGCCTCTTCGTCGCCAATCTGGTCGCGATGTCGGTCGGTGCCTGGCTCTCTCGGACCCACGCGCCGCCGATTCCCGAGGAGATTCGGGGCCCCGATGGCGACCGACTGGTCAGCGCCGCCGGGATCAAACTGGGCAAGAAGGCGTTCCAGGCCAACGGGCTGATGAACCACGGCTCGGTGCTGGGGAACGGCTCGTATTTCGGCTCCGATCTGACCGCCGACGCACTCAGCGCGAAGGTCGACCACATGCGCGAGTACTACGCCGACGAGCGAGGGGCGGATTCCTTCGACGACCTCGACTCGGACGAGCAGGCGATCGTCGCCCGGCGCGTCGAGGACGAACTCGACTCGGAACTCGAGTCCGAAGCGCTCGTCACGTACTCCGCCGCCGAAGCGTACGCCCACCGACAGCTACGGGCGGAATACGTCGACCGGTACTACCGCGGTCGACCGGAGCACGGTATTCCAGAGGGAGCCGTCGAGAGCCCCGAGCAGGCCGAACGCCTCGCGGATTTCGCGGCCTGGACGGCCTGGTTCGCACACACGAACCGCCCCGGTTCGGAACACTCCTTTACCAACGACTGGCCCTACACTCCCGGAAGTGGGAACCGACCGACCGGGCAAGTACTCGGCTGGAGTACGATCAGCCTCGTGTTGCTGATCGCCGGTGGCGGACTCGGCGTCTGGGCCTACCACTCCCTGGATTTCGCCGAGCCAGCGACCGACGCCGTCGACGTTCCACATCCGGATTCGGTCGCGACGACGCCGACACAGCACGTCGCCGCGTGGTACGTGCCGGTCGCCGGGGTGCTGTTCCTCGCACAGGTGTTCGCCGGTGCGATGCTCGCCCACTACTACGTCGAGCGAGACGACTTCTATCGCATCGGCGAGCGCTTCGACATCGACGTGCTCTCGGTGCTCCCGTTCTCCGTCGTGCGCACGTACCACGTGAACCTCGGCGTCCTCTGGATTACGCTGCTGTGGCTCGCGGGGGGACTCTTCCTTCCGGGGCTGTTCAGCGACAGTGACCCGGCAGGTCAATCGCTCGGTGCGGCCGTGTTGCTCGTCGCGCTCGTCGTCACCACGGTGGGTGCGTTCACCGGGGCCTGGCTGGGCATCCAGGGCAAACTCGGCTCACCCGAAGACGGAGACCGCTGGTGGCTCCTCGGTGCGGAGGGTCTCGAATATCTCGAGACCGGTCGCGTCTGGAAGGTGCTGTTGCTCGCCGGATTGGCCGGCTGGAGTGGCCTAGTGTTACGCGGGGCCAGACGGGTCGACGAGAGCCCCGTCGGTCTCGGACACTTCATGACGTACGCCGGTGGCTCGATCGCGCTGCTGTTCGGCGCGAGCATGCTCTACACCCCGGAGACGAACATCGCCGTCACGGAGTTCTGGCGCTGGTGGGTCGTCCACATGTGGGTCGAGGGCGTCTTCGAGTTCTTCGTCACCGCCGTCACGGCCATCGCGCTCGTCTCGATGGACCTCCTGGACAAGACCTCCGCAGAACAGGCGATCATGTTCGAGGTGTTCGCGATCATGGGTGCCGGTATCGTCGGCGTTTCACACCACTACTGGTGGGTCGGCCTGCCGGACTTCTGGGTGCCGCTGGGGACGACGTTTTCGACGCTCGAGTTCGTGCCGCTGATGTTCATCCTCCACCAGAGCCTCGAGGAGTACCAGACCCTCCAGGCACAGACCGAGGCGTTCCCGTACACGCTGCCGTTGCTGTTCATTCTCGGCAGCAGTCTCTGGAACTTCGTCGGTGGTGGGGTGCTCGGCTTCTTCATCAACATCCCCGCCATCAACTACTTCGAGCACGGCACGTACCTGACGGTGGCCCACGCACACACGGCGACGTTCGGTGCGTTCGGGCTCCTCGCGCTGGGACTCGGCACGTACATCCTCCGTGTCGTCACCCCGGAAGCCGCCTGGGAGCCCGGTTGGTTCCGGGCCACGTTCTGGCTGACGAACATCGGTCTCATCGTCATGACAGTCGCGTCGCTGCTGCCGCTGGGGTTCAGCCAACTCCGCGCGGTGTACGCCGAGGGGTACGACGCAGCCCGGAGTCCGGAGTTCTACGAGCGACCACGGAACAAACGGTTGCTCTGGGCCCGGAGTCTCGGTGATACACCGATGATTCTCGGGGCGGCGGCGTTCACGCTCGGTGCTGTCAAACACCTCCTTGCGGCACGAAAGGAAGCCGGAAAGCGTCCAGAAAACGAGCTATCGATTCACTCGTAG
- a CDS encoding MBL fold metallo-hydrolase produces the protein MNATDDWYDVSRVVDGTYGIDECDKYGMYLVEGSSRAVLLDTGVGVGALRGLVDDLVETPVTVVLTHTHWDHIGAASQFDEVVVSPVELPGDGRISVDSISDEFAHRPREFARQWLADDNAFPDDVDPDEYTVEAFEAAPAPMADGLPLGDRTLEFHHLPGHSPGHLGVLDPETRVLYGGDIVHVDHGLYVLFEGSSLDAYLESVATLRDWRDDGRFDVLVTSHNEPLAGSELSLLDDLLDGLHEIADGEREYEVVETTWGRAHSYRVGTSNVLTKPTV, from the coding sequence ATGAACGCCACGGACGACTGGTACGACGTCTCCCGGGTGGTGGACGGGACCTACGGCATCGACGAGTGCGACAAGTACGGCATGTACCTCGTCGAGGGCTCTTCCCGGGCAGTGTTGCTCGACACCGGCGTCGGCGTCGGTGCCCTCCGAGGACTCGTCGACGACCTGGTCGAGACGCCCGTCACGGTCGTCCTCACCCACACGCACTGGGACCACATCGGGGCCGCGTCCCAGTTCGACGAGGTGGTCGTCAGTCCGGTCGAACTGCCCGGTGACGGCCGGATTTCGGTCGACAGTATCTCCGACGAGTTCGCCCACCGGCCGCGGGAGTTCGCTCGACAGTGGCTCGCCGACGACAACGCGTTTCCCGACGACGTCGACCCCGACGAGTACACGGTCGAGGCGTTCGAGGCAGCGCCCGCCCCGATGGCGGACGGCCTTCCGCTCGGCGACCGCACCCTCGAGTTCCACCACCTCCCGGGACACTCCCCCGGCCACCTCGGGGTCCTGGACCCGGAGACGCGCGTTCTCTACGGCGGTGACATCGTCCACGTCGACCACGGTCTGTACGTCCTGTTCGAGGGGAGTAGCCTCGACGCCTATCTCGAATCGGTGGCCACGCTCAGAGACTGGCGCGACGATGGCCGCTTCGACGTCCTCGTCACCAGCCACAACGAGCCACTCGCCGGGTCCGAACTGTCGCTGCTCGACGACCTCCTCGACGGACTCCACGAGATCGCCGACGGCGAGCGGGAGTACGAGGTCGTCGAGACCACCTGGGGACGGGCACACTCGTACCGGGTCGGGACCTCGAACGTGCTGACGAAGCCGACCGTCTGA
- a CDS encoding carboxymuconolactone decarboxylase family protein, translated as MGRLPYVTQDDLDSEYEDLVVSSLQPGKTVNVYSAIGNNQEVLRGFREFLGSLWTHSGLTDRQRELVILTAASEVGSEYEWHQHVTIGSDAGLTPEEMSALARDDRTPFSAAERTLIAYTRAVARGRVTDGLHDALLAHFDEATVAGTASTAAGYVALGRVIDALGVELEAGDEFAGWDLE; from the coding sequence ATGGGACGGCTTCCGTACGTGACGCAGGACGACCTCGACTCGGAGTACGAGGACCTCGTCGTGTCGTCGCTCCAGCCGGGCAAGACCGTAAACGTGTACAGCGCCATCGGCAACAACCAGGAGGTGCTGCGCGGCTTCCGCGAGTTCCTCGGGTCGCTCTGGACCCACTCCGGTCTCACCGACCGCCAGCGGGAACTCGTCATCCTGACCGCCGCCTCCGAGGTCGGCTCGGAGTACGAGTGGCACCAGCACGTCACCATCGGCTCCGACGCCGGACTCACACCCGAAGAGATGTCGGCGCTCGCCCGCGACGACCGGACCCCGTTCTCGGCGGCAGAACGGACGCTCATTGCCTACACGCGTGCGGTGGCCCGCGGCCGCGTCACCGACGGACTCCACGACGCCCTGCTCGCTCACTTCGACGAGGCGACCGTCGCCGGGACCGCGTCGACCGCCGCCGGCTACGTCGCGCTCGGCCGCGTCATCGACGCCCTCGGCGTCGAGCTCGAAGCGGGCGACGAGTTCGCCGGCTGGGACCTCGAGTAG
- a CDS encoding NAD(P)-dependent oxidoreductase: MTSLGFIGLGRMGGRMATHLVRDGHDVVVFDRRRDAMAAVESAGAKGVASAADVGAEADVVFLSLPNPGVVETVVSELETTLGAGAAIVDTTTSTPAMTRSLAERLADDGVTVLGAPVSGGASGAENGTLTVMVGGDRATLDACREYLDAFAANVVHVGDDPGHGHAVKLLNNYLSNTAMVATSEAIVLGQQVGLDVETMCDVFNVSTGRNSATEDKFPDYVSAGRDVDFALGLMEKDLRLLLQFAEDSRVPLLLGSVVRSQVGCTRARFGDDGDMTDVYDYLRETMVTDETGD; encoded by the coding sequence ATGACGTCCCTCGGGTTCATCGGCCTCGGACGGATGGGCGGTCGGATGGCGACGCACCTCGTTCGGGACGGACACGACGTCGTCGTCTTCGACCGGAGACGGGACGCGATGGCGGCCGTCGAGTCCGCGGGGGCGAAGGGAGTGGCTTCGGCGGCCGACGTCGGGGCCGAGGCGGACGTGGTCTTCCTCTCGCTGCCGAATCCCGGCGTGGTCGAGACTGTCGTCTCGGAACTGGAGACGACGCTCGGAGCGGGTGCGGCGATCGTCGACACCACGACGTCGACGCCGGCCATGACGCGGTCGCTCGCCGAGCGACTCGCCGACGACGGCGTGACCGTCCTCGGTGCTCCCGTCAGCGGGGGCGCCTCAGGTGCGGAGAACGGCACCCTCACCGTGATGGTCGGCGGCGACCGGGCGACGCTCGACGCCTGTCGCGAGTACCTCGACGCGTTCGCGGCGAACGTCGTGCACGTCGGGGACGACCCCGGCCACGGCCACGCCGTGAAACTGCTCAACAACTACCTGTCGAACACGGCGATGGTCGCGACCTCCGAAGCTATCGTGCTCGGCCAGCAGGTCGGCCTCGACGTCGAGACGATGTGCGACGTCTTCAACGTCAGCACCGGCCGGAACTCCGCCACCGAGGACAAGTTCCCCGACTACGTCTCGGCCGGCCGGGACGTCGATTTCGCTCTCGGGTTGATGGAGAAGGACCTCAGGCTCCTGTTACAGTTCGCCGAGGACAGTCGCGTCCCGCTTCTACTGGGCAGCGTCGTTCGCAGTCAGGTCGGCTGTACGCGAGCGCGCTTCGGCGACGACGGCGACATGACGGACGTCTACGACTACCTCCGCGAGACGATGGTGACCGACGAGACCGGCGACTGA
- a CDS encoding SDR family oxidoreductase, with protein sequence MHVAVIGANGGIGREVVARLADAGHDALGVVRAESQFDAVRERGGEPRVGDLEGEFVPALQGADAVVFTAGSGGGTGWDETLLVDLWGARRAVDACVEHGIDRFVMVSAYGAGDPSASPEAIRPYQVAKRCADDYLEWSPLDATVLRPTTLTDDEGTGRVSAAFEHPEAAGAEIPRADVAQTVVACLAHDETVGETIRLFGGDTPIDDAVQSDG encoded by the coding sequence ATGCACGTCGCAGTCATCGGTGCGAACGGTGGAATCGGCCGCGAGGTAGTCGCCCGACTCGCGGACGCCGGGCACGACGCACTCGGCGTCGTGCGAGCCGAGTCACAGTTCGACGCGGTCCGCGAACGCGGCGGCGAACCGCGAGTGGGCGACCTCGAGGGGGAGTTCGTCCCGGCACTTCAGGGGGCCGACGCGGTCGTCTTCACGGCCGGTTCCGGCGGGGGGACCGGCTGGGACGAGACGCTCCTGGTCGACCTGTGGGGCGCGCGCCGAGCGGTCGACGCGTGCGTCGAGCACGGCATCGACCGGTTCGTCATGGTCAGCGCGTACGGGGCGGGCGACCCGTCGGCCAGCCCGGAGGCCATCCGCCCGTACCAGGTGGCCAAGCGGTGTGCCGACGACTACCTCGAGTGGTCTCCGCTCGACGCCACGGTTCTGCGACCGACCACGCTCACCGACGACGAGGGAACGGGACGCGTCTCGGCGGCCTTCGAACACCCCGAGGCGGCGGGCGCGGAGATTCCGCGCGCCGACGTCGCCCAGACGGTCGTCGCCTGTCTCGCACACGACGAGACGGTCGGCGAGACCATCCGGCTCTTCGGCGGCGACACCCCCATCGACGACGCGGTCCAGTCCGACGGCTGA
- a CDS encoding DJ-1/PfpI family protein yields the protein MRIAFVVYDELTALDFVGVYDPVTRLVTMGFRDDVSWEICAPPSRATVTATGGLSLTATEVGEPLDAYDAVIVPGTVETEAYRTDVAFVDWLRTAADCEYKVSVCTGAVLLGAAGLLDGHRATTHPMAFEELAQYATVVEDRVVDDGDVITARGVTSAIDLGLHLCYRWGDEDVRAEIKAQMDYPYGDDLLSGVEPGQPE from the coding sequence ATGAGAATCGCGTTCGTCGTGTACGACGAGTTGACGGCGCTCGACTTCGTCGGGGTGTACGACCCGGTCACTCGACTGGTCACGATGGGGTTCCGGGACGACGTCTCGTGGGAGATCTGTGCGCCCCCGTCACGGGCGACGGTGACCGCGACTGGCGGTCTCTCGCTCACCGCGACCGAGGTGGGCGAGCCACTCGACGCCTACGACGCGGTCATCGTCCCGGGGACGGTCGAAACCGAGGCGTACCGGACCGACGTGGCGTTCGTCGACTGGCTCCGCACCGCGGCCGACTGCGAGTACAAGGTCTCCGTCTGCACTGGTGCCGTCCTCCTGGGTGCCGCGGGCTTGCTCGACGGGCACCGTGCGACGACCCATCCGATGGCCTTCGAGGAACTCGCGCAGTACGCGACCGTCGTCGAGGACCGCGTCGTCGACGACGGGGACGTGATCACCGCGCGGGGCGTCACCTCGGCGATCGACCTCGGGCTTCACCTCTGCTACCGGTGGGGGGACGAAGACGTTCGCGCCGAGATCAAGGCACAGATGGACTATCCCTACGGGGACGACCTCCTCTCCGGTGTCGAACCGGGGCAACCGGAGTGA
- the nthB gene encoding nitrile hydratase subunit beta, whose translation MDGIHDLGGMQGFPPVDPHDDVVGYHDDWEGLVHSAFTGTLGSGVHNMDEFRHAIERMDPAHYLTAAYYDRWLVGVSTLAVEKGVISPGELRERTAAMADGEATVTERRDPTLIDDLVDGVVDAYAAWEDDREPAFEAGDTVRVRHMHPDGHTRCPGYVRNAYGTVTEYRGTHTLPDAHAHGGDGSEPVYNVAFDLGALWDADGGEDHSGDSQSESAGDTIRVELWESYLEHVNE comes from the coding sequence ATGGACGGTATCCACGACCTCGGGGGGATGCAGGGGTTCCCCCCGGTGGACCCACACGACGACGTCGTCGGCTATCACGACGACTGGGAGGGGCTCGTCCACAGCGCCTTCACCGGGACGCTCGGCTCCGGCGTCCACAACATGGACGAGTTCAGACACGCCATCGAGCGGATGGACCCCGCACACTACCTCACGGCGGCCTACTACGACCGGTGGCTGGTCGGCGTCTCGACGCTCGCCGTCGAGAAGGGCGTCATCTCGCCCGGGGAACTGCGCGAGCGGACGGCCGCGATGGCGGACGGCGAGGCGACGGTCACCGAGCGTCGTGACCCGACGCTCATCGACGACCTCGTCGACGGCGTCGTCGACGCGTACGCGGCGTGGGAGGACGACCGCGAACCCGCCTTCGAGGCGGGCGATACCGTCCGCGTCCGACACATGCACCCGGACGGGCACACCCGCTGCCCGGGCTACGTGCGCAACGCCTACGGAACGGTCACCGAGTACCGCGGAACCCACACCCTGCCCGACGCGCACGCCCACGGCGGCGACGGGTCGGAACCGGTGTACAACGTCGCCTTCGACCTGGGCGCACTCTGGGATGCCGACGGTGGGGAGGACCACAGCGGTGACTCACAGTCGGAGAGTGCGGGCGACACGATTCGCGTCGAACTCTGGGAGAGCTACCTCGAACACGTAAACGAATGA
- the nthA gene encoding nitrile hydratase subunit alpha, with amino-acid sequence MSDHDHPPDDSTRASIDETVEALAREYDPEPRARALQSLLVEKELLSTDAVDAVVSTYEREIGPLNGAKVVARAWSDEAYRRRLLDDGMAAIEELDVEVNGDVMEIEVLENTPETHNVVVCTLCSCYPWAVLGLPPTWYKSPSYRSRVVREPRALLREEFGVDLDDDVAVDVWDSTSELRYMVLPQRPPGTDGLDEAELVEHVTRDSMIGVDRLA; translated from the coding sequence ATGAGCGACCACGACCACCCACCGGACGACTCGACCCGAGCATCGATCGACGAGACCGTCGAAGCCCTCGCACGGGAGTACGACCCCGAACCGCGCGCCCGCGCCCTCCAGTCGCTGTTGGTCGAGAAGGAACTGCTCTCGACCGACGCCGTCGACGCCGTCGTCTCCACGTACGAACGGGAGATCGGCCCGCTGAACGGCGCGAAGGTCGTCGCGCGCGCCTGGTCCGACGAGGCGTACCGCCGCCGATTGCTGGACGACGGGATGGCGGCCATCGAGGAACTCGACGTCGAGGTGAACGGCGACGTCATGGAGATCGAGGTCCTGGAGAACACCCCGGAGACCCACAACGTCGTCGTCTGTACGCTCTGCTCGTGTTACCCGTGGGCGGTCCTCGGACTCCCACCGACGTGGTACAAATCGCCCTCGTACCGCTCGCGCGTCGTCCGCGAACCGCGCGCCCTGCTCCGCGAGGAGTTCGGTGTCGACCTCGACGACGACGTCGCGGTCGACGTCTGGGACAGCACCTCCGAACTCCGCTACATGGTCCTCCCCCAGCGACCGCCGGGGACCGACGGCCTGGACGAAGCGGAACTCGTCGAACACGTCACGCGCGACTCGATGATCGGGGTCGACCGGTTGGCATGA
- a CDS encoding nitrile hydratase accessory protein, with amino-acid sequence MTDEDGRSDRDDAASSSGEVLSALLNDADEPRFEAPWQARAFALAVALSSYDADIYSWNDFQRRLVAEVGAEGDGAAGPDGTSSGGASAYTESTYYEQWLRALERVLLEEGLVDPDEVQRRVRAFADGDRDASEFVEGEHSHDHAHPHDHAHDHAEDHDRSHGTGYDHGHDHDHARGGDDR; translated from the coding sequence ATGACCGACGAGGACGGGCGGTCGGACCGAGACGATGCGGCCTCGTCATCCGGGGAGGTGCTCTCGGCCCTCCTGAACGACGCCGACGAACCGAGGTTCGAGGCGCCGTGGCAGGCACGAGCGTTCGCACTCGCCGTCGCGCTCTCCTCCTACGATGCGGATATCTATTCGTGGAACGACTTCCAGCGACGCCTCGTCGCGGAGGTCGGGGCCGAGGGGGACGGTGCGGCCGGGCCCGACGGCACGTCGTCGGGGGGAGCGTCCGCCTACACCGAGTCGACCTACTACGAACAGTGGCTCCGGGCGCTGGAACGGGTCCTGCTCGAGGAGGGGCTGGTCGACCCGGACGAGGTCCAGCGGCGAGTGCGGGCGTTCGCCGACGGCGACCGCGACGCGTCGGAGTTCGTCGAGGGCGAACACAGCCACGACCACGCGCACCCGCACGACCACGCACACGACCACGCCGAGGACCACGACCGTTCACACGGGACGGGTTACGACCACGGCCACGACCACGACCACGCGCGCGGCGGAGACGACCGGTGA
- a CDS encoding DUF6282 family protein, whose product MSVSLEGAVDVHVHTAPDLVERYAFDLDLAREARDAGMRGLVVKSHVVPTVGRVDQVNRALGEDLLYGGVALNAGTGGLNPEAVRIALELGGRIVWLPTAWSANHARQERRAGADSFVGQRLPGPDEELVVARDGSLLEETSEIVDLVAEYGAVLGTGHVGAEEVEAVVAACADRGADVLVNHPFFRATELSIATQESLAEQGATMEYCAYAVDSTEGHSVERVAEAVARVGPERCLLATDYGQVGNSPVDGLAAFARRVVDAGVPASTVRELVRDRPVELFGL is encoded by the coding sequence GTGAGCGTCTCGCTGGAGGGGGCGGTCGACGTCCACGTCCACACCGCGCCGGACCTGGTCGAGCGGTACGCGTTCGACCTCGACCTCGCCCGCGAAGCGCGCGACGCGGGGATGCGCGGCCTCGTGGTGAAGAGCCACGTCGTCCCGACCGTCGGGCGGGTCGACCAGGTGAACCGCGCGCTCGGCGAGGACCTGCTCTACGGAGGTGTCGCGCTGAACGCCGGGACGGGGGGCCTCAACCCCGAGGCGGTGCGAATCGCCCTGGAACTGGGCGGCCGAATCGTCTGGCTTCCGACCGCCTGGAGCGCGAACCACGCCCGGCAGGAGCGCCGGGCCGGCGCGGACTCGTTCGTCGGCCAGCGGCTCCCCGGCCCGGACGAGGAGCTCGTGGTGGCGCGCGACGGGTCGCTACTCGAGGAGACCAGCGAGATCGTCGACCTCGTCGCCGAGTACGGCGCGGTCCTCGGGACCGGTCACGTCGGCGCTGAGGAGGTCGAGGCGGTGGTGGCCGCCTGCGCCGACAGGGGTGCCGACGTACTCGTCAATCACCCCTTCTTCAGGGCCACGGAGCTCTCGATAGCGACCCAGGAGTCGCTCGCCGAGCAGGGGGCGACGATGGAGTACTGCGCCTACGCGGTCGACAGCACCGAGGGGCACTCCGTCGAACGCGTCGCGGAGGCCGTCGCCCGGGTCGGCCCCGAGCGCTGTCTGCTCGCCACCGACTACGGACAGGTCGGCAACTCGCCCGTCGACGGCCTGGCCGCGTTCGCCCGCCGCGTCGTCGACGCCGGAGTGCCCGCGTCGACGGTCCGAGAACTCGTGCGCGACCGGCCGGTCGAGTTGTTCGGTCTCTAG